AGGACGTCATCAACAAGGCCGTGTGGCGCGCCTGCGACACCTTCCGTGGCACCATCGACGCCAGTGTATACAAGGACTATGTGCTGACCATGCTGTTCGTGAAATACCTCAGCGACGTCTGGCAGGACCACTATGACAACTACCAGAAGGAACATGGCGACCATCCCGAGCTCATCGTAGAGCTGATGAAGAACGAACGCTTTGTCCTGCCGGAAAAAGCCAATTTTAAACACCTGTACGAACACCGTTATGAACCCGGCAATGGCGAGCGCATCGACAAGGCCCTGCACGCCATTGAAGAAAGCAATCTCGCCAAGCTGCGCGATGTATTCCAGGACATTAGCTTCAATGCCAACAAACTCGGTGAGGAGTCGCAAAAAAATGACCTGCTGCGCCACCTGCTGGAAGACTTTGCCAAAAAAGAACTCGACCTGCGCCCCTCAAAAATCGGCAAGCTGGACATCATCGGCAACGCCTACGAGTTCCTGATCAAAAGCTTCGCCTCGGGCGCCGGCAAGAGCGCCGGTGAATTCTATACCCCGCCGGAGGTCTCCGAACTGATCGCAGAACTGGTCGCCCCGCAGGAAGGCGATGAAATCTGCGACCCGACCTGTGGCTCCGGCTCCCTGTTGCTGAAGTGCGGCCAGCAAATCAAACGCCACTTCAACGGCTCGAAGAAATACGCCCTCTACGGACAGGAGGCGATCGGCTCCACCTGGGCGCTGGCCAAAATGAACATGTTCCTGCACGGCGAGGACAATCACCGCATCGAATGGGGCGATAGCATCCGCAACCCCAAACTGCTGGACGGCGAAGACAATCTGAAACACTTCGATGTGGTGGTCGCCAATCCGCCCTTCTCGCTGGAAAAATGGGGCCACGACACGGCGGAGCACGAACGCTTCGGCCGCTTCCGCCGTGGCATCCCGCCCCGGACCAAGGGCGACTACGCCTTCATCCTGCACATGATCGAAGTGCTGAAACCGCCGGTGAAAAACAAACCCGGCGGCCGCATGGGTGTGGTCGTGCCCCACGGCGTGCTGTTCCGTGGCTCCAGCGAAGGCCGCATTCGCCAGCAACTCATCGAGGAAAACCTGCTCGACGCCGTCATAGGCCTGCCGGAAAAACTCTTTTACGGCACCGGCATCCCGGCGGCGATTCTGATCTTTAAAAAGAAAAAGGCCGATGACAAAGTGCTGTTCATCGACGCCAGTCGGGAATTCTCCTCCGGCAAGAATCAGAACAATCTGACCATGGACAATATTGCCAAGATCGTCAGCACCTACGAACAAAGGCAAAACGTGGACAAATACGCCTACCTGGCCAGCAAAGAGGAGATCGCCGAGAACGATTACAACCTGAACATTCCGCGTTATGTCGATACCTTCGAGGAAGAGGAAGAGATCGTTCTCGTGGCGGTGCGCATGGAGCGGATGGAACTGAAGAAGCAGCTTACCGAACTGGAAAAGGAGATGGATGGGTATCTGAAGGAGTTGGGTTATGACTCCTGAGGGGTGGGTGCACACTAAACTAGGTAAAGTAGCAGCCACAGTTACTAGTGGATCACGTGATTGGGCTCAATACTACTCTGATTCAGGTGCAAAATTTATTCGAATGACTAATCTTCGGCGCGACGGAATCGATCTTAATCTCGATGATTTAAAGTTTGTGGATGTGAAGAGTGATTCTGCAGACGGGAAGCGAACACAGCTTAAGCATGGAGATATTTTAATCTCTATTACTGCAGAACTAGGGAAGATTGGCTGGATTCCTAATAATCTAGGCGAGGCATACATTAATCAACATACGGCATTAGTTAGATTAAAGAAAAAGCACTCTGACTCGAAATTTATCGCATATCTTCTTTCATCAAAGAAGATGCATAACAGCATAAACCGACTAAATGATGCTGGCGCTAAAGCCGGATTAAACTTGCAAACAATTAAATCAATCCCAATCGTTTTGCCGCCAATTGGAGAGCAAGCCAAAATCGCCAACATCCTCTCCACCTGGGACAAGGCGATTGAAATCGTCGAAAAACTCATCGACAACAGCCGCGCACAGAAAAAAGCCCTGATGCAGCAGTTGTTGAGTGGCAAGAAGAGGTTGCCTGGGTTTAATGACAAATGGGAATACAAAAAGATCAGCCAGATCGCAAAACGTATTCAGCGTAAATCGGATTCGCAAGAGCACCCTATTCTCACCATCTCATCATTGACTGGTTTTGTAACGCAAGAGGAACGATATAGTCGTTACATGGCCGGTGAGAGCGTCAATAATTATATTCTGCTAAAAAATGGAGAGTTTGCGTACAACAAAGGAAATTCGAAGACATATCAATTTGGCTGCGTTTTTGATTTGGAAACATTCAAAACCGGACTTGTACCGCACGTCTATGTCTGCTTCAAACTTAACAAAGAACTAAGTCATCGCTTCTACAAATACCTGTTTGAAGCAGATTATTTAAAGCCACAATTAGGCAGGCTGGTAAATACAGGTGTACGTAACAATGGGCTATTAAATATCAAGCCATCGGAATTCATGGGGACAAAAGTGCCAGTTCCCTCCTATGAGGAACAAGAAAAAATTGCGGATTTATTGCACACAGCTAATCAAAACATTTCAAATTTAAGAACTCAATTAGACCTGCTTAAAGAAGAAAAAAGAGCTCTCATGCAACAACTCCTCACTGGCAAGCGACGAGTCAAAGTGGAGGCGGCAGCTTGACTGTATCTGCGTCCAAAAAGGTACTCTATCTCTTTCTCGATGAGGGCGGGAACTTCGATTTTTCGCCAACGGGTACCCGGTACTTCACTCTCACCAGTGTCGCCATGTGCCGGCCATTTTCGATCCGCGAATCGTGGGATGACTATCGGCACGAACTGCTCGAAATGGGACGGGATGTAGAGTATTTCCATTGCGCCGACGATAACCGCTATCTGCGTGAGCGGCTTTTCGGCATCCTGAATGATCATTCGGATCAGTTACGCATTGACAGCCTGATCGTCGAAAAGCCCAAAACAGGGCCAGCCCTGAGGGTGGATAGTCGCTTCTACCCCGAGATGCTCTGTTACTTGCTGCGGCATGTTTTCGAGAAGCATGATGGATATGACGAGATTATTGTCATCACTGACACCATTCCGCACAACAAGAAACGCAAGGCGGTGGAAAAAGGGGTCAAGCAATCGCTGAAACGGATGCTTCCCGCGGGCATGACCTATCGTGTTTTGCATCAGGCATCCCGGGCCCACTACGGCTTACAGGTGGCAGACTATTGCAACTGGGCGATTTACCGAAAGTGGGATACAGGTGAAACGACCTACTATGACCAGATCAGACCGGCGATTCATAGCGAGTTTGAGTTATTCAGGCGGGGCGAGCGGAGGTATTACTGAGGGCTGGAAAAGCGACCGCCCCGACTACACCTTGCGGTGAGAGCCTATGGGGCTCTTGTCATCGGGGCGGGACATTTGATTAGAGTCTGGCCTAATTTCAGTGAAAAGTAAAGCCGGCTTACATCGGCATACGGGCAATTGATATGGATACATTCACACCCAACACCCAGGAAGAATACAGCGCCAAGCTACCGGCATTGAAGCTGCTCATGACCCTGGGATATGACTACCTGCCGCCTGCACAATGCCTGCAAAAACGCGGCAGCGAGCGCGAAATCCTGTTGCGCGAGGTCCTGATCCAGCACCTGCAACAGTACCGTTTCACACTACGTGGCCGTGAACACGCCCTCTCCCCCAATGCCATTGAACAGATCGTCCGTGATATTGCCACCCCGGCCATGAACGAGGGCCTGCTCAGCGCCAATGAACGGATTTACCACCAGCTTATGCTGGGTATTACGGTGACCGAATTTATCGAGGGTAAAAAAGAGAGCATCACCGTTCCCTTGATCGATTGGCTTAACGTCGGAAAAAACACTTTCCAGGTGACGGAAGAATACAGCGTGCTCAATACCGCCGGGACTTTTACCCGCCGTCCGGATATCGTCTGTTTCATCAATGGCATCCCTTTAGTGGTTATCGAGGCCAAGCGTCCGGACAGTCATAACCCCAACAAGGACATGCTCAAGGAAGGGATCTCGCAGCAACTGCGCAACCAGGGGGTGAATGAGATTCCCTACCTGTTCGCCTACTCCCAGTTGTTGATGTCCATTAACGGTATCGATGGCCGCTATGCCACCACCCGGACCGACGCCAAGTTCTGGACCGCCTGGAAAGAGGAAGACCTCAAGCCCGACGTCGTTGACGAAATCAAGAACCGCCCGCTCACGGCCAAGCAACAGGCCCTGCTGTTTGCCGATCGCGGCCGCGCCACCCGCCGCTATTTTGAAAACCTGTGGTCCGAGCATGTGCTGCCCACGGGGCAGGATACCCTGTTAATCAGCCTGTTGCGCCCTGACCGGCTGCTGGAATTTATCCGCTACTTTATCCTGTTTGACAAAAAGGTGGGCAAGGTGGCCGCGCGCTATTCGCAGGCCTTTGGCATCAAGCGGCTTATTGAGCAGATTAGTAACGTCGCGCCGGATGGCCACCGCGAAGGTGGCGTGCTCTGGCATACCACCGGTTCCGGCAAGTCCTTCACCATGGTGTTTCTCACCAAGGCCCTGCTGCTGCGCGAGGAACTGAAGCAATGCCGCGTGATCGTGGTGACCGACCGCATCGATCTGGAAAAACAACTGGCGCGCACCTTTGTCAGCGGCGGGGCCTTCGGCTCGGCCATTGCCACCAGGAAAGAAGGCGAAAAGGCCAAGGTCGGTTCCGGGCGGGAGCTGGCCAAACGCATCGCCCATGGCGAGGACCGCATTATCTTTACCATCATCAACAAGTTCGCCTCGGCCTCGAAACTCAAGGAGTGCTACAACCCCAGCGCGAACCTGATCGTACTCATCGATGAGGGCCACCGCAGCCATAACCGGGAAAACCATGAGCGCATGCGCCGGGCCCTGCCCAACGCCTCCTACATCGCCTTCACCGGCACGCCACTATTGAAAGACGAAAAGACCGTCAACAAATTCGGCCCCATTGTGCATGCCTATACCATGAAACAGGCGGTGGCTGATGGCACGGTGACCCCGCTGCTCTACGAAGAACGTCAGCCGGAACTGATCGTTAACGAAAAGGCCATCGACAACTGGTTTGAGATGATCACAGCGACCTTGAGCGATAAGCAGAAGGCCGATCTGAAAAAGAAGTTCGCCAACAAGGGCGTCGTCTACAGTTCCGACAACC
This DNA window, taken from Gammaproteobacteria bacterium, encodes the following:
- a CDS encoding HsdR family type I site-specific deoxyribonuclease, whose translation is MDTFTPNTQEEYSAKLPALKLLMTLGYDYLPPAQCLQKRGSEREILLREVLIQHLQQYRFTLRGREHALSPNAIEQIVRDIATPAMNEGLLSANERIYHQLMLGITVTEFIEGKKESITVPLIDWLNVGKNTFQVTEEYSVLNTAGTFTRRPDIVCFINGIPLVVIEAKRPDSHNPNKDMLKEGISQQLRNQGVNEIPYLFAYSQLLMSINGIDGRYATTRTDAKFWTAWKEEDLKPDVVDEIKNRPLTAKQQALLFADRGRATRRYFENLWSEHVLPTGQDTLLISLLRPDRLLEFIRYFILFDKKVGKVAARYSQAFGIKRLIEQISNVAPDGHREGGVLWHTTGSGKSFTMVFLTKALLLREELKQCRVIVVTDRIDLEKQLARTFVSGGAFGSAIATRKEGEKAKVGSGRELAKRIAHGEDRIIFTIINKFASASKLKECYNPSANLIVLIDEGHRSHNRENHERMRRALPNASYIAFTGTPLLKDEKTVNKFGPIVHAYTMKQAVADGTVTPLLYEERQPELIVNEKAIDNWFEMITATLSDKQKADLKKKFANKGVVYSSDNRIELIAWDIATHFNSNFKTLNLGLKGQVATDSKISAIRYKKHLDATGLVSSAVIISPPDTREGHESVDDKSLPEVQQWWQESVGTRDEAEYTQGVLEDFSTEGPPDLLIVVDKLLTGFDEPRNAVLYIDKPLKEHNLIQAIARVNRLHEAKKYGLLIDYRGILTELDTAIKDYQNLAESTQGGYSIDDIDGLYNQISTEYKRLPALHKALWDIFRYVYNKRDTEQYRQLLVPKWQEDEDGHSYDAHQMVREDFYHALTEFGVCLKTALSSSSFFADSSFSEKDIAQYKRDLAFFENLRKIARRDAEETVDYSAYDKQLRTLVDKQVIGQAIKEPEGVYIVGELGKESDINSWSEEKTRNETDIIKTRVKKSIEQELGDDPYAQKVLSELLKEVIKEAEALFDHPLKQYALFKAFEEKVENREIEGIPSELEANRHAKAYYGIFRLILGGERFGKLTDDEVAQLADEALAIDRIVTQAVAEYSLNPANIEAEIRQQLLPRLFKLTGMDKAKDIIEEVIRITRLGVSGE
- a CDS encoding restriction endonuclease subunit S, whose protein sequence is MTPEGWVHTKLGKVAATVTSGSRDWAQYYSDSGAKFIRMTNLRRDGIDLNLDDLKFVDVKSDSADGKRTQLKHGDILISITAELGKIGWIPNNLGEAYINQHTALVRLKKKHSDSKFIAYLLSSKKMHNSINRLNDAGAKAGLNLQTIKSIPIVLPPIGEQAKIANILSTWDKAIEIVEKLIDNSRAQKKALMQQLLSGKKRLPGFNDKWEYKKISQIAKRIQRKSDSQEHPILTISSLTGFVTQEERYSRYMAGESVNNYILLKNGEFAYNKGNSKTYQFGCVFDLETFKTGLVPHVYVCFKLNKELSHRFYKYLFEADYLKPQLGRLVNTGVRNNGLLNIKPSEFMGTKVPVPSYEEQEKIADLLHTANQNISNLRTQLDLLKEEKRALMQQLLTGKRRVKVEAAA
- a CDS encoding type I restriction-modification system subunit M produces the protein MRQDVINKAVWRACDTFRGTIDASVYKDYVLTMLFVKYLSDVWQDHYDNYQKEHGDHPELIVELMKNERFVLPEKANFKHLYEHRYEPGNGERIDKALHAIEESNLAKLRDVFQDISFNANKLGEESQKNDLLRHLLEDFAKKELDLRPSKIGKLDIIGNAYEFLIKSFASGAGKSAGEFYTPPEVSELIAELVAPQEGDEICDPTCGSGSLLLKCGQQIKRHFNGSKKYALYGQEAIGSTWALAKMNMFLHGEDNHRIEWGDSIRNPKLLDGEDNLKHFDVVVANPPFSLEKWGHDTAEHERFGRFRRGIPPRTKGDYAFILHMIEVLKPPVKNKPGGRMGVVVPHGVLFRGSSEGRIRQQLIEENLLDAVIGLPEKLFYGTGIPAAILIFKKKKADDKVLFIDASREFSSGKNQNNLTMDNIAKIVSTYEQRQNVDKYAYLASKEEIAENDYNLNIPRYVDTFEEEEEIVLVAVRMERMELKKQLTELEKEMDGYLKELGYDS
- a CDS encoding DUF3800 domain-containing protein, with protein sequence MTVSASKKVLYLFLDEGGNFDFSPTGTRYFTLTSVAMCRPFSIRESWDDYRHELLEMGRDVEYFHCADDNRYLRERLFGILNDHSDQLRIDSLIVEKPKTGPALRVDSRFYPEMLCYLLRHVFEKHDGYDEIIVITDTIPHNKKRKAVEKGVKQSLKRMLPAGMTYRVLHQASRAHYGLQVADYCNWAIYRKWDTGETTYYDQIRPAIHSEFELFRRGERRYY